From Aegilops tauschii subsp. strangulata cultivar AL8/78 chromosome 5, Aet v6.0, whole genome shotgun sequence:
GAGTCCTTTGGCACAATTCAACCTCCAGGCGAACAGCCGAACGACAATCTCCGGCGTGGCTTTTAGTGGCATCACAATGTCAACCTGCTCCGACGTGGTGGTTGTCCTTTCCCTTCGGCGTGGGAGAGACGGTGGTGACAAATAAGAAACGGTTTTGACTATTTTGCCATGTCAGTACTTACAAGGGGACCCTTCCTGTCAGAAATTGGATTCATAAGTGTTTATTGAGAAAATTAGTAAGAAAACCAGTAGATTTATATAGCGCCCAAGTAATGTGGCGGTGAACTTGGAATTGAACTTAGAACTCGATGGTTTTTGTAATTCGCTCTGTCTAGTGGTTGCACACAGAGTTCATAGACTATTGCTTTTTCCGAAGAAGCCATAGGCTATCCAACCTTACATTACATATGGCTATGGTATATAGTCTTGTGAATAACTTGCAAGATATTGAAAACTCTAATTTAATTTTAAAATGATTATTACAATAATTTAAGCAGCCGAACATAAGTCCACGTGTGTAAAAGACTGGTGCTACTAGCTGGTTTTCTGATGATTCTGTAGCTGATTTTTTACAGGGTGTTTGATTAGTCTTAATTTGGACCTCAATCAGCGAACACTCACTAGGGAGAATGACAAAAAGCAAACTATTTGATAGCAATTTGTGTTGATTGAGGATGGTAAATTTAGTTAGCAAGCATGGTAAATCCGTCTTGATTCAGTTACCTACCATAATTTGTTGTGTTTGCTAAAAGAAATTATCATCCTCGTAACAATATAAATTGTCATAAAAAACATTTAATTTGTCATTTTGCGCCAGCGAACTCATCACAATAACATTATCGTAATTTTAGCTTTTGTGCTTACCTTGTAAGCTAAATAAGAACATATTTACACGATCTCGGCTTTGTCTTTTGGCTTATGACTAGATATTGTTATAGGATGGTATAACCCAGAGCCGATCAGACTAAACTAGGTTAATCTCCAGATGTCCGATCGGAAGCTTTTCTCCCCAAAAGAACTTCACTgaaacaaaaaaggaaaaggTTCAGTGTCTCGCAGACCCAGAATTCAGTAGCTGAATCGTCTGCGTTCGGTCCAGCACAAGACCCCGTCTCCTCAGACTACAGGGTGATTTAGGTTCGACGTCTCTTACTGAAATGCTAGCGACAGTAATAATAACAGGGATGTACAGTACTGGGTCGTCGCTCTCGCCGGAAGGACGCGGTTTCACAACTGAAAAGATCTGAGGTATTCATATGGATGGATGCACACGGCAAAGATTCCATGCGTCTTGACTTCAACGTCTTCCATGGACCCGTGCAGAGGGACCTCAGGCTCTGCAGCTGGTGAGCATTGGGAATTCTAGTGTAGTGtactttcttttttctttttgagaaTGTTCCAGTACTTCTCGTGCGGTTGATTTTTAAGGAGTGCTGACTGTTTTAAGTTTAAGTTGTCCCAGCAGTAAGAACATCTCCAATAGGTGCGCTAAAATAGTGCACCGAAAACTACTTTTAAAATTTGCAACATCAAAAGACAATTTTTAGGGGACCGGAAAATGCACATCTCCAACAGCTCCACCACAATTTTGTTCTCCAAACCCATGTCACATTAATCTAAAATATGAATTTGGCATTTTTGATAGATAGCAAGAAAATAATACTAATTGTACGAGCCAGCTAAACTAAACTGAACAAGACCTGCAGAAACCGAACTGTCGCGATTGATTAAACAGCACAACCTGTAAATGTTGCCTCTGAATCTGATCACACAAACAGACGACACGCAAGTATTCCAAGACGACGCGCAAGTATTCCAACACCGCGGTTCCGAACATGACGAGCTTGGAGCCATGCAAATCACTACATATTGGGGCTAGGTTCAGAACACATGTTCGCGGAACTagtttaccgaaaaaggctttcgccccactttataaataaagcaaaccACCACAGCCAAACGGTACAACATAAGTTCACCCACACACGCACACGCAGTCACACAAACATGTTGCAAATTGCGCTTTAATTCGGAACTCCAAATTTATTGCAAATTCACATCCTAGCTAGCGGAGGTAGGCAAAAGCATGCAAACAGTTCAGTTGCCAATATTGTGCCCGAATTCAGGTTGCAAATTCGAAACTCCAAATTCAGCCTCCAACCACATCAAAGATAGAACGTTTCACAGTATCACGAATTTCTAGCACAAACAACACATAAACAGATCGAGATGCATATCTATTGAGGCCAAAGACTAGAGATGCCAAATTTGTAGCTCAACTCCGACCCAACTTCAATTTTTGACTGGCGGGCTTCCATTGAGATACCAGCTTCAGAGGACACCGTGTGAAATCATCTTCTACCTTTTTGAGAAGCTACAGCCGATGGAAATTTCAGTATCAGATAGAGTGCAAAGGAGCCAATAGGAAATATTCATATGGAAAACATAAGGATTATAATCCTCCGACATTCCTAGGTAAGTCCTTCGAATCGAAGAACCTCCCCTTGCACCTCATATTGAGGTCTGGAAGCATCGTCATATAATAAGGGGGGACAGATTTACTCCGAGGAGCAAAGTTCCCACAGGAATTGCCAACAGAAAGATGTCGAAAAACGGATGCAGAGGGAGCATATTCCTTGGCAACTGAAGGAAGCAGCACGATGTTCCTGTGAACCATCTTTACAGGCAACGATACCGCACAAAGTTGAGAAAATCTTTCCAACATGTCACACCACGACCATCATAGCGCTGGACCACAAGAGAGCGTCAGAGCCCACATCACTACAAGTGTCCCAAAAAACCAGAAAAGAATCCAGGACAGACATGTAAACCACATGATCACACAAAGTAGATCTGGGCAAGCAACAATGCAAGACCACAGCATTTAGTAGTAATCCAGAATGGGGCCAATTTTCGGTTCGGTGTGCATTTATTATCAGATGTAATTCGGTCGATCAGGGATGCAAATTTGGAACCTTGAGCCTACCCTCCGGCCCTTCTTAGTTCAACTAAATGaactaatttttcagaatttacatTACTTTCGAAATTTTAGTTCATTTGATTGAACTAAGGAGGGTCCAAGGGTACCCTAAAGGTTTCAAATTTGTATGCCTGCGGTCGATGCCGCATAACCACAATCAGATGAAACTCTCTGAAGGGAGAATGGATACAAAAGGGGAAACCAGTAGTATATGCAATTATTTTGCATCTACATATTAATACATAGACCAGAGCTGCAAGCAACCAATTAACGGACCGTGAAGCAACATTCTGACCAAAACTGCATGCAAACAACCCTTTGAGATTTTTCCCCTACACGGAAATCCCACTGTTCCAGATTGACAAAATAAAGTAAGTAGTTGGTGATCTATGAAATAGTCTGACTATAGCTAAATCAACAGCTGATCACCGAATCAATAAGATTTTTCAAATACGACCTAATCAATAAGATAATGGAGGTAATCATGGACTTGGCAGTAAGCATCATATATTGTTTACTCCGTAATAGAAATATGAGTTGCACTGATTCAAAAAATACATGAGCTGGACATCACATATGCTCATTAAATAAGTTATGGGCCTATGGTCATCAGCAGACAGTAGTACATAAAGGAGGATGCATAGCATATTCAGAGCAGTTGAGTTTCACAATGTGGAGACCACGGGAGCAAAAAGAACTCAATGGCCCAATTCTATGATGGAATCAAATAAAGGGACATCGGGTGGACCAAGTCTTGAAAAGGATAGCGATTAATGAATGATTAAGACATAATGATTGTTTCTTTGACCACGCACTGTGAAGGCAAAATATGTATAAGGTCACCATCAGTTCTACTCTATTACtaaaatgtactccctccgtcccacaatataagagcgtttttgacactacgcTAGTGTCagaaacgctcttatattatggaacggagggagtactgtaTGACCTAGCATTTGGAGAAATAACGCATATGGATGTGGGTTGCCTGCAGATAAACTAGTCCTCTGGTCTCCAAGTTCCAGAAGAGATGCAAAATCGAGATCATTCGACAAACAACATAACCTGTTTCAACAAGATTTGCATTTTTGGTGAGGCATCTGTGGAGCTGGTAAGTACAGCAGTATAGAATGACCTTGCAAACCAGATAAGTTATTTGTTTTAATCTGCAAAAACTGATAATTGAGCAGGAAGCGAAAATCCAATATCAGTAGCAAACTAGCAATGGGTAGTCATGTCCTTGGATTAAACTCCTTCTAGTGACAATTCACTACAAATTAATCAATTATTTGTTGATGGTACCACTTTTTATTAACAACAAAAATCAACAAAACATATTGCACTAGACTAGTAATAGCTCTGAGCTGAGGGTAACCTCGTCAGTTCTCTCAAAAGCTTCATTAAATAGCAATTTTTTGAAGTGACCAGGCAAAAACATCTTTATTCCACAGGATAAGATAGCAATGAGCTAGACTATTTGAATAGCTGTATCTTGATGGATATAATCCAAGCACCTTGTGTCCTTGTGTTGTGAGTTATTGCTGAATTTGAATGAGGAACATTTCACTAGTAACATTGGCAGTGCAGTGGTGGTCCTTGTACCTGAGGAATGCAAATAATTCCATGACAACACTAAGGTGTTTTGTAGTAGTTTCCAGAATCACAGTAAAAAAGCACTATTGCAACAGGAAGTAAACTAAGAGGAAAGCCCAGCAAATACAAGTGTAAAGCATTTCCATGGAATGGGAACTTATGCTCCCATGTTAATAATTTCTTAGTGAACATCAAATTGTTCAGATATCAACAAAACATTTTGACCTAACCGTTATTTATCTCTAATCTCCACAAGAACAGGACCATTGTTTGAAAAACAACACTTGATTCCAGTGCTAAGTTTCTCCGTGAGAGTGAATTTACATGAAAAAAATAGAAACAGAAacaaaatactccctccatctggaattagttgtcgctcaaacggatgtatcactttgagcgacaagtaactccggacggaggaagtaccaactactccctccgttcccaaatataagtctttttagatatttcaacaagtgactacatacggagcaaaatgagtgaatctgcactctaaaatatgtctacatacatccgtatgttgtagtccgtttgaaatgtctaaaaagacttatatttaggaacggagggagtaattattACCACCATTTGTTGTAACCCATAACCAGCACAAATGTTGTAACAGCAATAAAAATTCCACGACATAGAACTACAACGTAACCAGTACTAGCATGCTGATAACATTATATCGCTGAATTTTCTCCACCATTAGCTAGAAACGGAAACATGCTATGATCCAAATTTATCAACAAGTTATTGACGAGAATAGACCAAGCACAAGCCTGTGAGCAGATAGCCAATTCAACAATCCTCTGGCGTCCAAAATGCAACCACCAAAGAATTTCATTTTGCATCTTCAACCTGATTCTCTGCATCAAGCACTGTAGAAGATAGGAGCCCAACATAATTCGTCAGGAACAGCATTTCGCATAGAAGCCAGGCACTAATTTCGCATAGATTTTCACTTCATTGTTAAACACAGCAGACGAACTGATTGAACAAAATATAATGGCCAAAAATTCCATATATATAATGTGATGGAATGGAACAGCACTGTTATTGTCGTGTTATAATCCTCGGTCACTCATCTCACCTCACCACTTTACTTTTCATCCCCTTCCCATCGGGGAATGAAATCAAAACTGCCGGAAACGCAACGGATGGAACTAAAGGGAGGAATTAACAGAAGTCAAAACTTTATCGCGAAAGCGACGAGGCGACTCGCCTCCGCCTCTCAGTCGAGGAAGCCGGTGCGGCGCAGGACGGTGTTGCGTACGCGGCGGAGGTCGCGGCCCTTGAGCGTCCTCCCGGCTCCCTCCAGCACCGAGCTGTGCGCTGCCGCGCGCCGCGCGACGATCTCGTGCGGCGGGACCATggcgtccccgtcgtcgccgccaccGACGACGTGGGGCCACCTCCCTCTCCGCGCCGCAGCATCCGAAGGTATGCGCACCGGAGCCGACCTCGCCACCGAAGACGGGGTCAACGCGGCCTTCTCCGGGACGGCGCGGGCGGCGGATCGGACGGCAGGGCCGCCCGCGCGCTTCTGCTTCTTCTTAGCCTCGTCATCGGGAAGCGCGGCGAGGAGTCCCGGAGCTGAAGAGGCGGGCCAGAGGACGTCGAGCTCGAGGAGGTCGCCATCTGCGGCCGTGGCAGCGCCGTGGACGGGGGTGGGCATCGGGGGGCGGGACAGCAAGAGGCGGTCCATCGTTGTTATCCGGGGATCACCAGTACGGCGGGTCTCCGGCTACGTTGCGGCGCTCCGGCATCGGAGGTCGGGGAAATGGGGTGGGTTGGGTTGGGCGTGAACGAGGACACGATACCGGCGAGGGGAGGTGGGCGCGCGGCGGAGTTGTTACAGGGGAGGAGGAGGTTGGTTTCCTCGTTTGCATTTGGGCCCTTACTTGTTTTCTGAATACATCGTTAACCCTCTCTCCGTGAATTTAGAACTAGTGGTACTCCCTATTGTTCATAAATATAAGATGTTCTGATCTAAATGGGATGTACTCCTTTTGTTtctaaatgtaagtctttttagagatttcaatattgACTAtatacgaatgtatatagacatagtttagagtgcagattcattcattttgctccgaatgtagtccatattggaatatctaaaaagacttatatttaggaacaaaaggaatatatagacatgttttagtgtgtttgttcgCTAATTTCAGTCTTGTATACAGTCTATATTAAAATAAAAACATATTATATTTGTGATAAAAGAGAGTACATGATTTTTTTAAAGATCGTCGTGAGACATGTGGAAAAGTGAGTATATACAGGACGGGAACATTTGGCTCTCGGGTGTAATTAAATCAGATTTTTTTAAAGAAACTATAAGAAAGTCAAAAAATCCGAAACTTTGTGCGAACAAAGTAGATTTATTGTTGCACTATAAATTCTTTCGCGGAGAAATGACTTTCATGTTGTTGTGGACGTAAAAAGACAAATTTGTCACTATATACGAGATACTGTTCATGCTATATGTCCTAGgcaatttgtcatttttgttagTTATTTTGTTATAGAGTATTTTTGTACGACAGGAACGACAGCTCAAGTTTGTTGGGAAAAGGTTTTGGAACatttctgatttttttaaataaaatcaGTTACCAGGTGTAATTATCACCATGTTCCAAAGGGTATTTTCCCTATATACAGAAATAACATCGGTAATAGTGAATTAGATCAAGTTGGGCATTTTGTGACGAGGTCAACCTGGGGATGGTGTGAAACACTTACACTCTGGTCTGTGGGCGTTGGTCGACGACTTCAACCTCATTGTTACTTTGGAGGACAAAAGCAACGTGCTATTCAATCATTGGATGATGGAAAGATTTCGACTCGTCATAAATAACCTTCTTCTGAAGGAGATTTATCTTGTTGGACGCCGCTACACTTGGTCGAATGAGGGCGGGAGGATTTACCATGTCTTCATCTCCAAGGACCGAAGAGAAAAGCCCCCTTCTTGCTTTCTTTCAACGTTGAGTACATTGGCTTCTGATCATTGTCCCCTCCTCTTGGACTTGGCCACTGGCATCTCATTATATACTCGCTTTCAATTCGAGAATATTTGTCGGTTATGGAGGAATTCTAGGAAGTAGTAGTCGCATCATGGAATTTGTTTTCCTCTAAGGGGAACCCTTTCTTGGTGATAGATACCAAGCTGAGGACTACAGCAAGGCACTTCAACCCTGGAGTGACCACTTGATTGGAAATATCGAACTTCAAAGGACTACAACAAGGCACTTCAATCCTAGAGTGATCACTTGATTGAAAATATTGAACTTCAATCCTCGTATAGTTGGATATAATTGCTCGTTGTGACGCCGCTATGGACATTATATGTCTATCGGCTCAGGACAAGTATTGTGTTCTCTTTTGAAAACAAAGCTTCTCGGCATCTAGACTCTTGAGCGTAGGATCACCCGGTCAAAGTGTTGGCTTTTGTGGCTGAAAGAGGGGGACATGGACACAAAGTTTTTCCACAGCCACGCAAATTATCGGTGTCATAGGAATCACATATCCACCATGCGGGTTGATGGCGTGGTGGTCTCCAATAAGGAGCAATTTCCTGATGCGATCAATACCTTTTATTGCAACCTTCTTTGCTCGATGCCAATTCACTAATTCACTCTCGATTTTGACTACCTTCATACCCCAGTTGTGACCTTAGCTCTCTTGAGAATGTCATCATTGTcggatacgtccattttgcatcatattttcctactgttatttatagtgtttttatactttataacactttatggagtaattctaatgtcttttctcCCATAATAtccaaggtttacacaaagagggagaatgccgacaactggaattctggacctgaaaaagctatgtcagagatacctattctgcacatctccaaatgaactaaaattttacggagaattattttggaataaataaaaatactggagaaaagaACTACCAGGGGGCAGCCAGGTggccacaaggcaccagggcgtgatacatccattttgcatcatgttttcctactgttatttatattgtttttatgcataataatgccttttctctcataatatgcaaggttcacacaaagagggagaataccggcagctggattctagacctgaaaaagctacgccaggctacctattctgcacaactccaaatgagctgaaacttcgcgaagattttttatggaatatataaaaattattggagcaaataagtaccagaggggccccaccaagtgggcacaacccacctgggcgccaAGGAGCCCAAGCGctccctagtgggttgtgccctccttggCCCACCTCtagtgcccctcttctggtatataagtcattttgacctagaaaaaaataaggagaggactctcgggacgaagcgccgccgtcccGAGGCGGAACTtaggcaggagcacttttgccctccggcggagcgattccgccaggggaacttccctcccggaggggaaaatcatcgtcatcatcatcaccaacaactctcccatcttgggaagggcaatctccatcaacatcttcaacaacaccatctcctctcaaaccctagttcatctcttgtgttcaatctttgtaccggaactatagattggtgcttgtgggtgactagtagtgttgattacatcttgtagttgattactatatggtttattcggtggaagattatatgttcagatccattatgctatttaatacccctctgatcttgagcatgattatcatttgtgagtagttacttttgttcttaaggtcacgggagaaatcttgttgcaagtaatcatgtgaacttgatatgtgttcgatattttgatggtatgtatgttgtgattcccttagtggtttcatgtgaacgtcgactatatgacacttcaccatatttgggactaagggaatgcattgtggaatagttattagatgataggttgcgagagtgacagaagcttaaaccctagtttatgcgctatttcgtaagggactgatttggatccaaaagtttaatgctat
This genomic window contains:
- the LOC109771177 gene encoding uncharacterized protein; translation: MDRLLLSRPPMPTPVHGAATAADGDLLELDVLWPASSAPGLLAALPDDEAKKKQKRAGGPAVRSAARAVPEKAALTPSSVARSAPVRIPSDAAARRGRWPHVVGGGDDGDAMVPPHEIVARRAAAHSSVLEGAGRTLKGRDLRRVRNTVLRRTGFLD